From Syntrophaceae bacterium, one genomic window encodes:
- the recB gene encoding exodeoxyribonuclease V subunit beta: MADPRPFNLLTSPLEGTNLIEANAGTGKTYAIEAIFLRLLLEKELEARGILVVTFTETATEELRERIRNRIREAMKAFEAAGTSGDSFLDGLVKKHPRPLRAMIILREALRDFDEVPIATIHAFCQRALRENVFESHSLFGTEMTPDVEDLRLEILRDFWRRHFYDAPREFAAFAVADLAGPDAFLELTRRRSLDPALRIVPETPPTAPALDALEPFREAFTHLKSAWTTSREDVAALLMAPGLSRSKYRSPEGLVSALDGYAAAGSGIPIPDTLAKLTPEALRAGTNKGKTTPEHPFFGLCAELLERHAVLEAQMADRLLFLKAEAIRRLPEELAARKRRRNLQSFDDLLLDLHGALERPAGDRLVRRLRTRYNAALIDEFQDTDPVQYAIFHAVFGDGRHPLFLIGDPKQAIYSFRGADLFAYIRASRDVARRYTLTENWRSEPDLVAAVNAFFRNVKNPFLYEKIDFHEATAGDMPDREFLTEDGNREPPLTIRFYGHNRLAAAGVAGNKSGTKALITQALASEISRLIRLGLDGRALIGNRRLGEGDVAVLVRSRFEARDVREALRNSGIPAVIQSDENVFDSGEAGELEQVLAAAAEPGREGYLKAALATEMFGLNGIEIEEEFKEERLWEARAARFREYGEIWDRAGFMPMFRELLRTEGVRERLLSFPDGERRLTNLLHLGELLHGEVSARKLGPPGLMKWLSRQRSEKTRPEGIRAEEQELRLEQDAEAVKIVTIHKSKGLQYPVVFCPFLWTGSRLRKEKTWLYHDPDDDWRPLLVIDPERAGNRKQALREEMAENIRLLYVALTRAKHRCCIAWGPFKDAGTSALARILHLRDHDPEDVCDAAAARLDSLDDKALRGDLLDLAADADGTIAVTEPPDPDRASATPLPPREPPAPVRLRLFTGSIPRDWRVASYSWLTADRADPGSPAAWAPDLPDRDGAAPGVEAAEEPAGIFAFPRGARAGTFFHDLLEHLDFTERDPEIRGRLIEEKLRRHGFGAEWRDAVGETVGKVLAAPFAASGAGIFSEIPMQDRLTELEFHFPLKPLSPGRLAEILDGLADIAPSVPERIGRLRFDPVRGFLKGYMDLVFRAEGRFWLVDWKSNHLGGRVDDYGPERLAEAMEEDLYVLQYHLYVAALDRWLARRVPGYEYETHFGGVCYVFLRGVDPRKGPDYGLYRTRPARETVAALVRGLLE, translated from the coding sequence ATGGCGGATCCGCGGCCCTTCAACCTCCTCACCAGTCCCCTCGAGGGGACGAACCTCATCGAGGCCAACGCCGGAACGGGGAAGACCTACGCCATCGAGGCCATCTTCCTCCGGCTCCTCCTGGAAAAGGAACTGGAGGCCCGCGGGATTCTCGTCGTCACGTTCACGGAGACCGCCACGGAGGAGCTCCGGGAACGGATCCGGAACCGCATCCGCGAGGCCATGAAGGCCTTCGAGGCGGCGGGCACGTCGGGAGACTCCTTCCTGGACGGCCTGGTGAAGAAGCATCCCCGGCCGCTCCGGGCCATGATCATTCTTCGGGAGGCCCTGCGGGACTTCGACGAGGTCCCCATCGCCACGATCCACGCCTTCTGCCAGCGGGCTCTCCGGGAAAACGTCTTCGAGAGCCACAGCCTCTTCGGAACGGAGATGACGCCCGACGTCGAGGATCTCCGCCTGGAGATCCTCCGGGACTTCTGGCGCCGGCACTTCTACGATGCCCCGCGGGAGTTCGCCGCCTTCGCCGTGGCGGACCTTGCCGGTCCCGACGCCTTCCTGGAGCTGACGAGGCGCCGCTCCCTGGACCCGGCCCTCAGGATCGTCCCCGAGACCCCGCCGACCGCCCCGGCCCTCGACGCCCTGGAGCCGTTCCGGGAGGCCTTCACCCACCTGAAGTCCGCCTGGACGACGAGCCGGGAAGACGTGGCGGCTCTCCTGATGGCCCCGGGCCTGAGCAGGAGCAAGTACCGCAGTCCGGAGGGCCTGGTGTCCGCTCTCGACGGGTATGCCGCCGCCGGATCCGGCATCCCGATCCCGGACACGCTGGCCAAGCTCACCCCGGAAGCCCTGCGGGCGGGAACCAACAAGGGGAAAACCACGCCGGAGCACCCGTTTTTCGGCCTCTGCGCGGAGCTCCTGGAGCGGCACGCCGTTCTGGAGGCGCAGATGGCGGACCGCCTCCTGTTCCTCAAGGCCGAGGCGATCCGCCGACTCCCGGAGGAGCTGGCCGCGCGGAAGCGAAGGAGGAATCTCCAATCCTTCGACGACCTCCTCCTGGACCTGCACGGGGCGCTGGAGAGACCCGCGGGGGATCGCCTGGTCCGCCGCCTCCGGACTCGCTACAATGCAGCCCTCATCGACGAGTTCCAGGACACGGACCCGGTGCAGTACGCCATCTTCCATGCCGTCTTCGGGGACGGCAGGCATCCGCTCTTCCTGATCGGCGACCCGAAGCAGGCGATCTACAGCTTCCGCGGCGCCGACCTGTTCGCCTACATCCGGGCCTCCCGCGACGTGGCACGACGGTACACCCTGACGGAGAACTGGCGGTCCGAGCCGGACCTCGTCGCCGCCGTGAACGCCTTTTTCCGGAACGTGAAAAACCCGTTCCTGTACGAAAAAATCGATTTTCACGAGGCCACGGCGGGAGACATGCCGGACCGGGAATTCCTGACGGAGGACGGAAACAGGGAGCCCCCCCTGACCATCCGGTTCTACGGACACAACCGCCTGGCCGCGGCCGGCGTTGCCGGAAACAAGTCCGGAACGAAAGCGCTGATCACGCAGGCCCTGGCGTCGGAAATCTCCCGCCTGATTCGCCTCGGCCTGGACGGCCGGGCGCTGATCGGGAACAGGCGGCTTGGGGAGGGAGACGTGGCGGTCCTCGTCCGCAGCCGCTTCGAGGCCCGCGACGTCCGGGAAGCCCTCAGGAACAGCGGGATCCCGGCGGTGATCCAGAGCGACGAAAACGTCTTCGACTCCGGCGAGGCGGGGGAGTTGGAGCAGGTCCTCGCCGCGGCGGCGGAGCCGGGCCGCGAGGGATACCTGAAGGCCGCCCTGGCGACGGAGATGTTCGGCCTGAACGGGATCGAGATCGAGGAGGAGTTCAAGGAGGAGCGTCTCTGGGAGGCCCGCGCCGCCCGGTTCCGCGAATACGGGGAGATCTGGGACCGGGCCGGCTTCATGCCCATGTTCCGGGAGCTGCTGCGGACGGAGGGCGTCCGGGAGCGTCTCCTCTCGTTCCCCGACGGCGAGCGGCGTCTGACGAACCTCCTCCACCTGGGGGAGCTGCTCCACGGCGAGGTCTCCGCCCGGAAGCTCGGCCCGCCGGGGCTCATGAAATGGCTGTCCCGGCAGCGCAGCGAAAAGACCCGTCCGGAGGGCATCCGGGCGGAGGAGCAGGAGTTGCGACTGGAACAGGACGCCGAGGCCGTGAAGATCGTCACGATCCACAAGAGCAAGGGACTCCAGTACCCCGTGGTCTTCTGTCCGTTCCTGTGGACCGGCTCCCGCCTTCGGAAGGAAAAGACCTGGCTGTACCACGATCCGGACGACGACTGGCGACCCCTCCTCGTCATCGACCCGGAGCGGGCCGGCAACCGCAAACAGGCCCTGCGGGAGGAGATGGCCGAGAACATCCGGCTCCTCTACGTGGCCCTGACCAGGGCAAAGCACCGCTGCTGCATCGCCTGGGGCCCCTTCAAGGATGCCGGCACCTCGGCACTGGCCCGGATCCTCCACCTTCGCGACCATGACCCGGAGGACGTCTGCGACGCCGCGGCGGCCCGGCTGGATTCCCTCGACGACAAGGCGCTGCGGGGCGATCTCCTGGACCTTGCGGCCGACGCCGACGGAACCATCGCCGTGACGGAGCCCCCGGACCCGGACCGGGCGTCCGCGACACCGCTGCCTCCCCGGGAGCCCCCGGCACCTGTCCGCTTACGTCTGTTCACCGGCTCGATCCCCCGGGACTGGCGGGTCGCCAGCTACTCGTGGCTTACGGCGGACCGGGCGGACCCCGGTTCCCCTGCGGCCTGGGCTCCGGACTTGCCGGACCGGGACGGCGCCGCCCCCGGCGTCGAGGCTGCGGAAGAGCCGGCAGGCATCTTCGCCTTCCCCCGGGGCGCCCGTGCGGGAACATTTTTCCACGATCTTCTGGAGCACCTGGACTTCACGGAGAGGGACCCGGAAATCCGCGGCCGGCTGATCGAGGAGAAACTCCGCCGCCACGGCTTCGGCGCCGAATGGCGGGACGCCGTTGGGGAGACGGTCGGAAAGGTCCTGGCGGCGCCCTTCGCCGCGAGCGGCGCGGGGATCTTTTCGGAGATCCCCATGCAGGACCGCCTGACGGAGCTGGAGTTTCACTTCCCCCTGAAACCGCTGAGTCCCGGGCGTCTCGCGGAGATCCTGGACGGCCTCGCCGACATCGCCCCTTCGGTCCCGGAGCGGATCGGGCGGCTGCGGTTCGACCCTGTCCGGGGCTTCCTCAAGGGCTACATGGACCTGGTCTTCCGGGCCGAGGGGCGGTTCTGGCTGGTGGACTGGAAGTCGAACCACCTCGGCGGCCGGGTCGATGACTATGGCCCGGAGCGCCTGGCGGAGGCCATGGAGGAGGATCTGTACGTCCTCCAGTACCACCTCTACGTCGCGGCGCTGGACCGGTGGCTGGCCCGGCGGGTGCCGGGCTACGAATACGAGACGCACTTCGGCGGCGTCTGCTATGTCTTCCTCCGGGGCGTCGATCCGCGGAAGGGACCGGACTACGGCCTGTACCGGACGAGGCCCGCCAGGGAGACCGTGGCGGCCCTGGTCCGGGGTCTCCTGGAATGA
- the recC gene encoding exodeoxyribonuclease V subunit gamma, with protein MPGLILHTSNRLEILADRLAEALDAPSADPFQAEVILVQSRGMERWVSLELAKRHGVAANLRFPFPNHFVQEVFRAVLGDAAGGGKPDSSPFDPAVMAWEIMGLLPACLDRPGFGDLRGYLGEAERDLRLYQLSGRIADLFDLYLLFRPDWIRNWEKGDDNHWQAALWRELATRKGSNHRATMFTAFRKALANPAFRPAGLPPRVSVFGISALPPFHIEVLATLSAHADVHLFVMNPCREYWGDIVPGRRLARDGGDGTELHLEEGNPLLASLGTLGRDFFDLLETREVPKDESYEDPGEGTLLATLQSDILNLRERGKDGERTLIPPGDRSVEIVSCHSPMREVEVLQDRLLALFEENPGLEPRDILVMTPDLGLYAPYVQAVFSLPPGDPRRIPFSIADRSLPQDSPAAEAFFRLLDLAGSRLGAPDVLDLLEAAPVRSRFGLSEEDLERVAVWIRESGIRWGRDAVHRAALGLPEIAENTWRAGLDRLLLGYALTARDDDAPFLGIVPYDRIEGGEAEILARFLGFTDALFRIAAEIDRPRPPADWSRFLAETLDAFLSRDDDPLGEIETLYRTITELEDLAAVAGFAEPVGPAVVRDHLRERLGGKGFGFGFLAGGITFCAMLPMRSIPFRVLCLLGMNDGAYPRVSVPLGFDLMAQSPRRGDRSRRQDDRYLFLESLLSAREKLYISYTGQGIRDNASRPPSVLVSELLDVVESGFVGPEGGDLRDRLVTRHPLQAFSPLYFGGDERFVSYSPENGAAALRAAGRRTPPEDFLPSDLSEPEPEWRTVDLNALASFFANPARFLLSRRLGLRLVREEEPLEEAEPFALGSRERYSVLQYLLGAARTGTDPGNARDALRAAGLLPHGAPGFCRFDDLWGEAAALLAAVRPHTEGGPAEPLVLDLAIGEFRLTGRIGNVFAGGPVSFRPAKITARDRLRAWIAHLAGHAAGRTAWRSVLVGRDGKTRFYGEPENPEAALATLLELYGRGLLRPLPFFPESSLEYAVRSAKTGDSAAALAAAFGRWNAFKYPEKDDSWYGICFRGASPLEDETFGPTALAVYNPLLESEEA; from the coding sequence ATGCCCGGCCTGATCCTGCACACGAGCAACCGCCTGGAGATCCTGGCGGACCGGCTGGCGGAGGCGCTGGACGCCCCGTCGGCGGACCCGTTCCAGGCGGAGGTGATCCTGGTCCAGAGCCGGGGCATGGAGCGGTGGGTCTCCCTGGAGCTGGCGAAGCGCCACGGGGTGGCGGCCAACCTTCGCTTCCCCTTTCCGAACCACTTCGTCCAGGAGGTTTTCCGGGCAGTCCTCGGAGACGCCGCCGGCGGTGGCAAACCGGACAGCTCCCCCTTCGACCCGGCCGTGATGGCCTGGGAGATCATGGGGCTCCTGCCGGCCTGTCTCGACCGGCCGGGCTTCGGGGATCTCCGGGGCTACTTGGGCGAGGCGGAGCGGGATCTCCGGCTCTACCAACTCTCGGGCCGCATCGCCGACCTCTTCGACCTCTACCTCCTCTTCCGGCCCGACTGGATCCGCAACTGGGAGAAAGGGGACGACAACCACTGGCAGGCCGCCCTCTGGAGGGAGCTGGCGACGAGGAAAGGCTCGAACCACCGGGCGACGATGTTCACGGCGTTCCGAAAAGCCCTGGCGAATCCCGCTTTCCGGCCGGCCGGCCTGCCCCCGCGGGTCTCGGTCTTCGGCATCTCGGCCCTCCCGCCGTTCCACATCGAGGTCCTGGCGACCCTCTCGGCCCATGCGGACGTCCACCTCTTCGTCATGAACCCCTGCCGGGAGTACTGGGGCGACATCGTCCCGGGACGCCGGCTCGCCCGCGACGGCGGGGACGGGACAGAGCTCCACCTGGAGGAGGGCAATCCCCTCCTGGCCTCCCTGGGAACCCTCGGCCGGGACTTCTTCGACCTCCTCGAAACCCGGGAAGTGCCGAAAGACGAATCCTACGAGGACCCGGGCGAAGGGACGCTGCTTGCAACGCTGCAGTCGGACATCCTGAACCTCCGGGAGCGGGGAAAAGACGGGGAGCGGACTCTCATCCCGCCGGGCGACCGCTCCGTCGAGATCGTCTCCTGCCACAGCCCCATGCGGGAGGTGGAGGTCCTCCAGGACCGCCTGCTCGCCCTCTTCGAGGAAAACCCGGGACTGGAGCCGAGGGACATCCTGGTTATGACGCCCGACCTCGGCCTGTATGCACCCTATGTCCAGGCGGTCTTCTCGCTGCCCCCCGGCGATCCCCGGCGCATCCCCTTCAGCATCGCCGACCGCAGCCTCCCCCAGGACAGCCCGGCGGCGGAGGCCTTTTTCCGCCTCCTGGACCTGGCGGGGAGCCGCCTCGGCGCACCGGACGTCCTCGACCTCCTGGAGGCGGCCCCGGTCCGGTCCCGCTTCGGCCTCTCCGAAGAGGACCTGGAGCGCGTCGCCGTCTGGATCCGCGAGTCCGGCATCCGCTGGGGCAGGGACGCCGTCCACCGGGCTGCCCTGGGCCTGCCGGAGATAGCCGAAAACACCTGGCGGGCGGGCCTCGACCGGTTGCTCCTGGGGTACGCCCTGACGGCCCGGGACGATGACGCCCCATTCCTCGGCATCGTGCCCTACGACCGCATCGAGGGAGGGGAGGCGGAGATCCTGGCAAGGTTCCTCGGCTTCACCGACGCCCTCTTCCGCATCGCCGCGGAGATCGATCGTCCCCGTCCCCCCGCGGACTGGTCTCGCTTCCTCGCGGAGACGCTGGACGCCTTTCTCTCCCGGGACGACGACCCCCTGGGAGAAATCGAGACGCTGTACCGGACGATCACCGAGCTGGAAGACCTGGCGGCGGTGGCGGGGTTCGCCGAACCCGTCGGCCCTGCCGTGGTCCGCGACCACCTCCGGGAGCGCCTGGGGGGAAAAGGGTTCGGCTTCGGGTTCCTCGCCGGCGGGATCACCTTCTGCGCCATGCTCCCCATGCGGAGCATCCCCTTCCGGGTCCTCTGCCTCCTGGGCATGAACGACGGCGCCTATCCGCGGGTCTCGGTCCCCCTGGGGTTCGACCTGATGGCGCAAAGCCCCCGCCGGGGCGACCGCTCCCGCCGGCAGGACGACCGGTACCTGTTCCTCGAATCCCTCCTGTCAGCCCGGGAAAAGCTCTACATCAGCTACACGGGCCAGGGGATCCGGGACAATGCATCCCGCCCCCCGTCGGTCCTGGTGAGCGAGCTCCTCGACGTGGTGGAATCCGGTTTCGTCGGCCCGGAGGGAGGGGATCTCCGGGACCGTCTGGTGACGCGACACCCTCTCCAGGCCTTCAGCCCCCTGTATTTCGGGGGCGACGAGCGCTTCGTCAGCTATTCCCCGGAAAACGGCGCCGCCGCCCTGCGCGCCGCGGGGAGGCGGACGCCGCCGGAGGATTTCCTGCCGTCGGACCTGTCGGAGCCGGAACCGGAATGGCGGACCGTGGACCTCAACGCCCTGGCTTCCTTCTTCGCCAACCCGGCGCGGTTTCTCCTGTCCCGCCGCCTGGGGCTCCGGCTGGTGCGGGAAGAGGAGCCGCTGGAGGAGGCCGAGCCCTTCGCCCTGGGCAGCCGGGAGCGATACAGTGTCCTGCAGTACCTGCTCGGGGCCGCCCGGACCGGGACGGACCCCGGAAACGCCCGGGATGCCCTGCGGGCCGCCGGGCTCCTTCCCCATGGAGCACCCGGCTTCTGCCGGTTCGACGACCTGTGGGGCGAGGCGGCGGCGCTCCTGGCGGCCGTGCGACCCCATACGGAAGGGGGTCCGGCGGAGCCGCTGGTCCTGGATCTGGCCATCGGGGAATTTCGTCTGACCGGCCGGATCGGAAACGTCTTTGCCGGAGGACCCGTGTCTTTCCGGCCCGCGAAGATTACGGCCCGGGACCGCCTGCGGGCCTGGATCGCCCACCTGGCGGGCCACGCGGCGGGCCGCACCGCCTGGCGGTCCGTTTTGGTGGGCCGCGACGGGAAGACCCGGTTCTACGGCGAACCGGAAAATCCGGAGGCGGCCCTTGCAACGCTCCTGGAGCTGTACGGGAGGGGCCTCCTGAGACCCCTGCCCTTCTTCCCCGAATCGTCCCTGGAATATGCGGTCCGCTCTGCAAAGACCGGGGACTCCGCCGCGGCCCTGGCCGCCGCCTTCGGCAGGTGGAACGCCTTCAAATACCCCGAAAAAGACGATTCCTGGTACGGCATCTGCTTCCGCGGGGCGTCCCCGCTGGAGGACGAGACCTTCGGTCCCACGGCCCTCGCGGTCTACAATCCCCTGCTGGAAAGCGAGGAGGCGTGA
- a CDS encoding ImmA/IrrE family metallo-endopeptidase, translating to MEPNTRFAREMARKVLKDYSLSDIPTDLTKIFEGLNLKYVELNDADEIDGAILAIEGKPAIAVINKARPLHRQRFTLAHELGHIFLQHSKRDIYDPEEVREQDLFQGKKKPPAEIEADTFASELLVPYDQLKKFEGNLSDVDKLARTFQVSNQAMTLAIMNYWKYGVKKKKKA from the coding sequence ATGGAACCGAACACAAGATTTGCCAGAGAGATGGCAAGAAAGGTCCTGAAGGATTACTCATTGTCTGATATTCCGACCGATCTTACCAAGATCTTCGAGGGACTAAACCTGAAATACGTCGAACTCAACGACGCCGACGAGATCGACGGGGCCATTCTGGCGATCGAAGGCAAGCCGGCAATTGCGGTTATAAACAAGGCGAGGCCACTCCACAGACAGCGATTTACGCTCGCTCATGAACTGGGCCATATCTTTCTTCAACACTCCAAACGAGATATTTATGACCCCGAAGAGGTAAGAGAGCAGGATCTTTTTCAGGGAAAGAAGAAACCACCGGCAGAAATCGAAGCGGATACGTTCGCATCCGAACTTCTCGTTCCTTATGATCAGCTCAAGAAATTTGAAGGCAATCTAAGTGATGTCGACAAGCTTGCGAGGACTTTCCAGGTCAGCAATCAGGCCATGACATTGGCTATCATGAACTATTGGAAATACGGCGTTAAAAAGAAAAAAAAAGCCTGA
- a CDS encoding type II toxin-antitoxin system MqsA family antitoxin — MICANCFEHDYQTTLVSKEAMINGRLQVIPDLECEKCPGCGDTVFTHEQSLAMDKKRINMEFSSKPTLTPQQLKLLRQILKMSLEEICDLLHIGRNSYGRWERGEVDISPSMNLLIHQFIERFPEARVNLIETEMQAEIEKARPRFLSDSVSLGEFVRNMIAATKITADVVGIKLGIGTGELEKIENNEIPPENIPIGIAANIVRFFRITMDNLKQLLENTLKIQGLRSQVSFMHARTPAHGKPAESVYARSMNKILEKYVVEDAPASRRTVNPEYLKKVGDCLR, encoded by the coding sequence ATGATTTGCGCAAACTGTTTCGAACACGATTATCAAACGACATTGGTTTCAAAGGAGGCCATGATCAACGGCCGGTTGCAGGTCATCCCGGATTTGGAATGTGAAAAGTGCCCGGGCTGCGGCGACACTGTCTTCACCCATGAGCAAAGTCTCGCAATGGACAAGAAGCGAATCAACATGGAATTCAGTTCCAAACCAACCTTGACGCCGCAGCAGTTGAAACTGCTTCGGCAGATACTGAAGATGAGTCTGGAAGAAATCTGCGATCTTCTCCACATCGGACGGAACAGTTACGGCCGTTGGGAGAGGGGAGAAGTTGATATCTCCCCGTCGATGAATCTCCTGATTCATCAGTTTATCGAACGGTTTCCAGAGGCAAGGGTCAACCTGATTGAGACGGAAATGCAGGCCGAGATTGAGAAAGCGAGGCCCCGTTTTTTATCGGATTCCGTGTCCCTGGGTGAGTTTGTCAGAAATATGATCGCGGCTACAAAGATCACGGCTGACGTTGTTGGTATAAAGCTGGGGATCGGCACGGGCGAACTTGAAAAGATTGAAAACAATGAAATCCCTCCCGAGAACATCCCAATAGGAATTGCCGCCAACATTGTGAGATTCTTTCGTATTACAATGGACAACCTCAAGCAGTTGCTTGAAAATACTTTGAAAATACAAGGTTTGAGAAGCCAGGTCTCCTTTATGCACGCCCGGACGCCCGCCCATGGGAAGCCGGCGGAATCTGTATATGCCCGAAGCATGAACAAAATTCTTGAGAAATATGTCGTGGAAGATGCGCCGGCATCTCGACGCACGGTTAATCCGGAATACCTGAAAAAAGTCGGCGACTGCCTGCGATAG
- a CDS encoding restriction endonuclease subunit S yields MSPESLLKHFHRIAEDPDAIPRLRRFILDLAVRGKLVEQDPNDESAAELLKRIETEKAGLIQMGLYRQQDTPSSNTEEVPFDIPTGWQWTQMAKIGVVNPRCKADDTTDVSFIPMSLITVEYGNPSGHEIRPWVEIKKGFTHFAEGDVGLAKITPCFENGKSTVFRNLTGGLGAGTTELHVLRPIDVSPDYVLIFLKSPHFIGGGIPKMTGTAGQKRVPKEYFSYSPFPLPPLAEQHRIVAKVGELMALCDELEAEQTKRERRRDRLVAATLHGINNGDASPEPGAHPSFKESARFYFRHLPRFTTRPEHIQQLRQTILSLAVHGKLVQQNKHDETAEELINNILFSKKGLVNKKTSKKSNLVNSVCTDNTNFDIPKQWTWTKLGTIYDVRDGTHDTPKYVNNGYPLITSKNLYSGKLSFYDIKFISEQDYLKINQRSAVDKGDILFAMIGSIGNPVIVDTDRPFSIKNVALFKYFNRDLSNPGFLKLFLQFASNQMRKVATGGLQAFVSLAFLRNYPCPLPPLAEQSRIVAKVAELMDVCDELEVGLEAKATTQRQFLEASLLESLL; encoded by the coding sequence ATGAGCCCCGAGAGCCTGCTGAAACACTTCCACCGGATTGCAGAAGACCCCGACGCCATACCCCGTCTGCGGCGCTTCATTCTGGATCTTGCTGTGAGGGGAAAGCTTGTGGAGCAGGATCCGAATGATGAATCGGCAGCGGAGTTATTGAAGCGGATTGAGACGGAAAAAGCTGGTTTGATTCAAATGGGCTTATATCGCCAGCAAGACACACCATCGTCAAACACAGAAGAGGTACCGTTTGACATTCCAACTGGGTGGCAATGGACACAGATGGCAAAAATTGGTGTAGTCAACCCAAGATGCAAAGCAGATGACACAACCGATGTGTCGTTCATCCCAATGTCGTTGATTACTGTTGAATATGGGAACCCAAGTGGTCATGAAATCCGACCGTGGGTAGAGATTAAGAAAGGTTTCACTCACTTTGCAGAAGGTGATGTAGGCTTGGCAAAGATCACTCCTTGCTTTGAAAACGGAAAATCAACTGTATTTCGTAACCTTACGGGGGGCCTCGGTGCGGGGACAACAGAGCTTCATGTATTAAGACCAATAGATGTCTCACCAGATTATGTCTTGATATTCTTGAAGTCACCTCATTTCATCGGAGGCGGAATACCTAAGATGACTGGAACTGCGGGACAGAAACGTGTCCCGAAAGAGTACTTTTCTTATTCGCCGTTTCCCCTTCCCCCGCTCGCGGAACAACACCGCATCGTGGCAAAGGTGGGTGAACTGATGGCACTCTGTGACGAGTTGGAGGCGGAACAAACGAAAAGGGAAAGGCGCCGCGACCGGCTGGTGGCGGCAACCCTTCATGGCATCAACAACGGCGACGCAAGTCCGGAACCCGGTGCCCACCCATCTTTTAAAGAAAGCGCCCGCTTCTATTTCAGACACCTCCCGCGCTTCACAACACGTCCCGAACACATCCAGCAACTCCGCCAGACAATCCTTAGCCTCGCAGTCCATGGGAAACTTGTACAACAAAACAAACATGATGAAACAGCCGAAGAACTGATAAACAATATCTTGTTCTCAAAAAAAGGGTTGGTAAATAAAAAAACATCTAAGAAATCAAATCTAGTAAATTCGGTTTGCACTGATAATACGAATTTTGATATTCCAAAACAATGGACATGGACCAAACTTGGAACCATATATGATGTGCGAGATGGCACACATGACACACCTAAATACGTAAATAATGGTTATCCACTTATTACAAGTAAAAACCTCTATTCTGGGAAACTCTCCTTTTATGACATCAAATTCATTAGTGAGCAGGACTATTTAAAGATAAACCAAAGGTCCGCTGTTGACAAAGGAGACATCTTGTTTGCTATGATTGGAAGCATTGGGAATCCAGTCATTGTTGATACAGATCGTCCTTTCAGTATAAAAAATGTTGCTCTATTCAAATATTTTAATAGGGACTTATCTAATCCCGGATTCCTTAAGCTGTTTCTTCAATTTGCTTCTAATCAAATGCGAAAGGTAGCAACTGGTGGACTTCAAGCATTTGTGTCACTTGCGTTCCTAAGAAACTATCCTTGCCCCCTCCCCCCCCTCGCCGAACAGAGCCGCATTGTGGCGAAGGTAGCTGAACTGATGGACGTTTGCGATGAATTGGAGGTCGGCCTTGAAGCGAAAGCCACAACCCAGCGCCAGTTTCTCGAAGCCAGCCTGCTGGAATCTCTGTTATAA